One segment of Xiphias gladius isolate SHS-SW01 ecotype Sanya breed wild chromosome 1, ASM1685928v1, whole genome shotgun sequence DNA contains the following:
- the LOC120797024 gene encoding zinc finger protein 821 isoform X1: MGPFHTSGITGLQHTINMDGRDEFTEDSECCSNNSQEVQGQDSISEDSDSDPDNHGEDSSSNTSADDHMTTKRTQCRLQGAVKEESEEGADHINNFVCPLCTLDFSSPEKLISHVYQHTTMMSNTKSYVCPVCGRALSSPGSLGRHLLIHSEDRLSNCAVCGTRFTDTNNFNREKLKDVLDVTRMDVTGGRDTCSMSQSLSSSPMDSPGPGTRSCHGPGPSPSSCQGPRSCQAPDPSPNLCQAHRTCQGPGNVTSPCQGPRSCHGHGLGSGPCSGPGPCTGSDQGPSFPSLPDSLLSEGPSLAAIPDALNSSSLGLPPIPDILSPMPVYPAGVLLVCNSCVAYQQLVEAQSPMRKWALRRKNEPLETRLQRLERERTAKKNKRACETEEERELRRLRDREAKRMQRMQETEEQRARRLQRDREAMRLKRANETPEKRQARLIREREAKRIKRRLEKIDPALRTQIEHDPAAMAALTADMSLFQFPCPMPVPSIDNGLFMKLP, translated from the exons GGCCATTTCACACTTCAGGCATTACAGGACTTCAGCACACTATTAACATGGATGGCAGGGACGAATTCACCGAGGACAGTGAATGCTGCAGCAACAACTCCCAGGAAGTCCAAGGGCAGGATAGCATCTCAG AAGACAGCGATAGTGACCCTGACAACCACGGTGAAGACTCGTCCTCCAACACCTCTGCTGACGACCACATGACCACCAAGAGAACACAGTGCCGCCTACAAGGAGCGGTCAAAGAG GAGAGCGAGGAAGGTGCAGACCACATCAACAACtttgtctgtcctctctgcaCATTGGATTTCAGCAGCCCTGAGAAGCTCATATCCCATGTCTACCAG CACACGACTATGATGAGCAACACCAAGAGCTATGTGTGCCCAGTGTGTGGGCGAGCCCTGAGTTCGCCTGGCTCACTTGGTCGGCATCTTCTCATCCATTCCGAGGACCGCCTCTCCAACTGCGCTGTCTGTGGCACACGCTTCACTGACACCAACAACTTTAACAG GGAGAAACTTAAAGATGTCCTTGACGTAACCAGGATGGATGTCACTGGTGGAAGGGACACCTGTTCCATGTCCCAGTCCCTCTCCAGCAGCCCCATGGACAGCCCGGGCCCCGGCACTCGCTCCTGCCATGGACCAGGCCCCAGCCCCAGTTCATGTCAGGGTCCTCGCTCATGTCAAGCACCTGACCCCAGTCCCAACTTATGTCAAGCCCATCGTACCTGCCAGGGACCAGGCAATGTCACGAGCCCGTGTCAAGGCCCCAGATCATGTCATGGCCACGGCCTGGGATCTGGACCATGCTCAGGCCCTGGACCATGCACAGGCTCTGACCAAGGACCCTCCTTTCCCTCGCTGCCCGACAGTCTCCTCTCCGAAGGGCCATCACTCGCAGCTATCCCTGATGCTCTTAACTCCTCTTCCTTAGGCCTTCCTCCTATCCCCGACATCCTGAGCCCTATGCCGGTCTATCCTGCCGGGGTGCTGCTCGTGTGCAACAGCTGCGTGGCCTATCAGCAGTTAGTGGAGGCCCAGTCGCCGATGCGGAAATGGGCTCTGCGTAGGAAGAACGAGCCCTTGGAGACTCGCTTGCAGCGTCTAGAGCGTGAGCGCACGGCAAAGAAGAACAAACGGGCGTGTGAGAcggaagaggagagggaactGAGGAGGCTGCGGGACCGCGAGGCCAAGCGCATGCAGAGGATGCAGgaaacagaagagcagagggCGCGcaggctgcagagagacagggaggccATGCGCTTAAAGAGGGCCAACGAGACGCCCGAGAAGAGGCAGGCCAGGCTGATCCGTGAGAGGGAGGCAAAGAGGATCAAGCGACGGCTGGAGAAGATCGACCCTGCTCTGAGGACACAGATAGAGCACGATCCTGCTGCGATGGCTGCCCTCACAGCAGACATGAGTCTCTTTCAGTTCCCCTGCCCTATGCCAGTCCCTTCCATTGATAATGGTCTGTTCATGAAGCTGCCCTAA
- the LOC120797024 gene encoding zinc finger protein 821 isoform X3, which yields MGPFHTSGITGLQHTINMDGRDEFTEDSECCSNNSQEVQGQDSISDSDSDPDNHGEDSSSNTSADDHMTTKRTQCRLQGAVKEESEEGADHINNFVCPLCTLDFSSPEKLISHVYQHTTMMSNTKSYVCPVCGRALSSPGSLGRHLLIHSEDRLSNCAVCGTRFTDTNNFNREKLKDVLDVTRMDVTGGRDTCSMSQSLSSSPMDSPGPGTRSCHGPGPSPSSCQGPRSCQAPDPSPNLCQAHRTCQGPGNVTSPCQGPRSCHGHGLGSGPCSGPGPCTGSDQGPSFPSLPDSLLSEGPSLAAIPDALNSSSLGLPPIPDILSPMPVYPAGVLLVCNSCVAYQQLVEAQSPMRKWALRRKNEPLETRLQRLERERTAKKNKRACETEEERELRRLRDREAKRMQRMQETEEQRARRLQRDREAMRLKRANETPEKRQARLIREREAKRIKRRLEKIDPALRTQIEHDPAAMAALTADMSLFQFPCPMPVPSIDNGLFMKLP from the exons GGCCATTTCACACTTCAGGCATTACAGGACTTCAGCACACTATTAACATGGATGGCAGGGACGAATTCACCGAGGACAGTGAATGCTGCAGCAACAACTCCCAGGAAGTCCAAGGGCAGGATAGCATCTCAG ACAGCGATAGTGACCCTGACAACCACGGTGAAGACTCGTCCTCCAACACCTCTGCTGACGACCACATGACCACCAAGAGAACACAGTGCCGCCTACAAGGAGCGGTCAAAGAG GAGAGCGAGGAAGGTGCAGACCACATCAACAACtttgtctgtcctctctgcaCATTGGATTTCAGCAGCCCTGAGAAGCTCATATCCCATGTCTACCAG CACACGACTATGATGAGCAACACCAAGAGCTATGTGTGCCCAGTGTGTGGGCGAGCCCTGAGTTCGCCTGGCTCACTTGGTCGGCATCTTCTCATCCATTCCGAGGACCGCCTCTCCAACTGCGCTGTCTGTGGCACACGCTTCACTGACACCAACAACTTTAACAG GGAGAAACTTAAAGATGTCCTTGACGTAACCAGGATGGATGTCACTGGTGGAAGGGACACCTGTTCCATGTCCCAGTCCCTCTCCAGCAGCCCCATGGACAGCCCGGGCCCCGGCACTCGCTCCTGCCATGGACCAGGCCCCAGCCCCAGTTCATGTCAGGGTCCTCGCTCATGTCAAGCACCTGACCCCAGTCCCAACTTATGTCAAGCCCATCGTACCTGCCAGGGACCAGGCAATGTCACGAGCCCGTGTCAAGGCCCCAGATCATGTCATGGCCACGGCCTGGGATCTGGACCATGCTCAGGCCCTGGACCATGCACAGGCTCTGACCAAGGACCCTCCTTTCCCTCGCTGCCCGACAGTCTCCTCTCCGAAGGGCCATCACTCGCAGCTATCCCTGATGCTCTTAACTCCTCTTCCTTAGGCCTTCCTCCTATCCCCGACATCCTGAGCCCTATGCCGGTCTATCCTGCCGGGGTGCTGCTCGTGTGCAACAGCTGCGTGGCCTATCAGCAGTTAGTGGAGGCCCAGTCGCCGATGCGGAAATGGGCTCTGCGTAGGAAGAACGAGCCCTTGGAGACTCGCTTGCAGCGTCTAGAGCGTGAGCGCACGGCAAAGAAGAACAAACGGGCGTGTGAGAcggaagaggagagggaactGAGGAGGCTGCGGGACCGCGAGGCCAAGCGCATGCAGAGGATGCAGgaaacagaagagcagagggCGCGcaggctgcagagagacagggaggccATGCGCTTAAAGAGGGCCAACGAGACGCCCGAGAAGAGGCAGGCCAGGCTGATCCGTGAGAGGGAGGCAAAGAGGATCAAGCGACGGCTGGAGAAGATCGACCCTGCTCTGAGGACACAGATAGAGCACGATCCTGCTGCGATGGCTGCCCTCACAGCAGACATGAGTCTCTTTCAGTTCCCCTGCCCTATGCCAGTCCCTTCCATTGATAATGGTCTGTTCATGAAGCTGCCCTAA
- the LOC120797024 gene encoding zinc finger protein 821 isoform X2, giving the protein MGPFHTSGITGLQHTINMDGRDEFTEDSECCSNNSQEVQGQDSISEDSDSDPDNHGEDSSSNTSADDHMTTKRTQCRLQGAVKESEEGADHINNFVCPLCTLDFSSPEKLISHVYQHTTMMSNTKSYVCPVCGRALSSPGSLGRHLLIHSEDRLSNCAVCGTRFTDTNNFNREKLKDVLDVTRMDVTGGRDTCSMSQSLSSSPMDSPGPGTRSCHGPGPSPSSCQGPRSCQAPDPSPNLCQAHRTCQGPGNVTSPCQGPRSCHGHGLGSGPCSGPGPCTGSDQGPSFPSLPDSLLSEGPSLAAIPDALNSSSLGLPPIPDILSPMPVYPAGVLLVCNSCVAYQQLVEAQSPMRKWALRRKNEPLETRLQRLERERTAKKNKRACETEEERELRRLRDREAKRMQRMQETEEQRARRLQRDREAMRLKRANETPEKRQARLIREREAKRIKRRLEKIDPALRTQIEHDPAAMAALTADMSLFQFPCPMPVPSIDNGLFMKLP; this is encoded by the exons GGCCATTTCACACTTCAGGCATTACAGGACTTCAGCACACTATTAACATGGATGGCAGGGACGAATTCACCGAGGACAGTGAATGCTGCAGCAACAACTCCCAGGAAGTCCAAGGGCAGGATAGCATCTCAG AAGACAGCGATAGTGACCCTGACAACCACGGTGAAGACTCGTCCTCCAACACCTCTGCTGACGACCACATGACCACCAAGAGAACACAGTGCCGCCTACAAGGAGCGGTCAAAGAG AGCGAGGAAGGTGCAGACCACATCAACAACtttgtctgtcctctctgcaCATTGGATTTCAGCAGCCCTGAGAAGCTCATATCCCATGTCTACCAG CACACGACTATGATGAGCAACACCAAGAGCTATGTGTGCCCAGTGTGTGGGCGAGCCCTGAGTTCGCCTGGCTCACTTGGTCGGCATCTTCTCATCCATTCCGAGGACCGCCTCTCCAACTGCGCTGTCTGTGGCACACGCTTCACTGACACCAACAACTTTAACAG GGAGAAACTTAAAGATGTCCTTGACGTAACCAGGATGGATGTCACTGGTGGAAGGGACACCTGTTCCATGTCCCAGTCCCTCTCCAGCAGCCCCATGGACAGCCCGGGCCCCGGCACTCGCTCCTGCCATGGACCAGGCCCCAGCCCCAGTTCATGTCAGGGTCCTCGCTCATGTCAAGCACCTGACCCCAGTCCCAACTTATGTCAAGCCCATCGTACCTGCCAGGGACCAGGCAATGTCACGAGCCCGTGTCAAGGCCCCAGATCATGTCATGGCCACGGCCTGGGATCTGGACCATGCTCAGGCCCTGGACCATGCACAGGCTCTGACCAAGGACCCTCCTTTCCCTCGCTGCCCGACAGTCTCCTCTCCGAAGGGCCATCACTCGCAGCTATCCCTGATGCTCTTAACTCCTCTTCCTTAGGCCTTCCTCCTATCCCCGACATCCTGAGCCCTATGCCGGTCTATCCTGCCGGGGTGCTGCTCGTGTGCAACAGCTGCGTGGCCTATCAGCAGTTAGTGGAGGCCCAGTCGCCGATGCGGAAATGGGCTCTGCGTAGGAAGAACGAGCCCTTGGAGACTCGCTTGCAGCGTCTAGAGCGTGAGCGCACGGCAAAGAAGAACAAACGGGCGTGTGAGAcggaagaggagagggaactGAGGAGGCTGCGGGACCGCGAGGCCAAGCGCATGCAGAGGATGCAGgaaacagaagagcagagggCGCGcaggctgcagagagacagggaggccATGCGCTTAAAGAGGGCCAACGAGACGCCCGAGAAGAGGCAGGCCAGGCTGATCCGTGAGAGGGAGGCAAAGAGGATCAAGCGACGGCTGGAGAAGATCGACCCTGCTCTGAGGACACAGATAGAGCACGATCCTGCTGCGATGGCTGCCCTCACAGCAGACATGAGTCTCTTTCAGTTCCCCTGCCCTATGCCAGTCCCTTCCATTGATAATGGTCTGTTCATGAAGCTGCCCTAA